Proteins found in one Megalobrama amblycephala isolate DHTTF-2021 linkage group LG5, ASM1881202v1, whole genome shotgun sequence genomic segment:
- the LOC125268133 gene encoding tetratricopeptide repeat protein 8-like isoform X2 codes for MYSKTLCAAQVYRCLDQPITALNVFKQGLDHFPVEVTLLTGIARIHEEMNNVISATEYYKEVLKQDNTHVEAIACIGSNHFYTDQPEIALRFYRRLLQMGVFNCQLYNNLGLCCFYAQQYDMTLSSFERALALVSSDEEQADVWYNLGHVAVTRII; via the exons ATGTACAGTAAGACTCTTTGTGCTGCGCAGGTGTATCGGTGTCTGGATCAGCCCATCACGGCTCTGAATGTGTTTAAGCAAGGCTTGGATCACTTCCCAGTGGAGGTCACGCTGCTCACGGGAATCGCACGCATCCATGAG GAAATGAATAATGTGATCTCGGCCACAGAGTACTACAAAGAAGTCTTGAAGCAGGACAACACACATGTGGAGGCCATCGCCTGTATTGGCAGCAATCATTTTTACACAGACCAGCCAGAGATCGCCCTGCGCTTTTACAG GCGTTTGCTGCAGATGGGGGTGTTCAACTGTCAGCTGTACAACAATCTGGGCCTGTGCTGCTTCTACGCCCAGCAGTATGACATGACCCTGTCGTCCTTCGAGCGAGCATTAGCCCTGGTGTCCAGTGATGAGGAACAGGCTGATGTCTGGTATAATCTGGGACATGTTGCAGTG ACGCGGATCATTTGA
- the LOC125268133 gene encoding tetratricopeptide repeat protein 8-like isoform X1, with protein sequence MYSKTLCAAQVYRCLDQPITALNVFKQGLDHFPVEVTLLTGIARIHEEMNNVISATEYYKEVLKQDNTHVEAIACIGSNHFYTDQPEIALRFYRRLLQMGVFNCQLYNNLGLCCFYAQQYDMTLSSFERALALVSSDEEQADVWYNLGHVAVVSRHSVSNVTHV encoded by the exons ATGTACAGTAAGACTCTTTGTGCTGCGCAGGTGTATCGGTGTCTGGATCAGCCCATCACGGCTCTGAATGTGTTTAAGCAAGGCTTGGATCACTTCCCAGTGGAGGTCACGCTGCTCACGGGAATCGCACGCATCCATGAG GAAATGAATAATGTGATCTCGGCCACAGAGTACTACAAAGAAGTCTTGAAGCAGGACAACACACATGTGGAGGCCATCGCCTGTATTGGCAGCAATCATTTTTACACAGACCAGCCAGAGATCGCCCTGCGCTTTTACAG GCGTTTGCTGCAGATGGGGGTGTTCAACTGTCAGCTGTACAACAATCTGGGCCTGTGCTGCTTCTACGCCCAGCAGTATGACATGACCCTGTCGTCCTTCGAGCGAGCATTAGCCCTGGTGTCCAGTGATGAGGAACAGGCTGATGTCTGGTATAATCTGGGACATGTTGCAGTGGTGAGCAGACACTCTGTGTCCAATGTCACACATGTTTAG